From the genome of Leptodactylus fuscus isolate aLepFus1 chromosome 1, aLepFus1.hap2, whole genome shotgun sequence, one region includes:
- the SRD5A3 gene encoding polyprenal reductase — translation MLLLSGTGLSVVAAVWLLLDTVFLGALFFHVLGDCNRLHCGPYGVFQDLIRYGKTKLGRRSAWLRWFDLPKRWFWHFYLLSVIWNGALLGLLVRSLLLGVQLPQWIQLLLNLFHKDAEQKVSDVELSTLLALSLLWIHSLRRLLECFYVSVYSGGVINLAHYCLGIFYYFMIGITALDHVKLDHKKVTVTDLLNQFHWFHGVGCLLYIWASWHHHRCHVILANLRKDKSGNILSMNHVMPSGDWFELVSCPHYFAELLIYISIAFLFGLTHLTWWLLVLFVLFNQSLLAILCHEYYLQKFDSYPVHRKAFIPYVF, via the exons ATGCTGCTGCTCTCCGGGACCGGGCTCAGTGTGGTGGCCGCGGTCTGGCTGCTCCTGGACACGGTCTTCCTGGGGGCGCTCTTCTTCCACGTGCTCGGGGACTGCAACCGCCTCCACTGCGGCCCGTACGGCGTCTTCCAGGATCTCATCCGGTACGGCAAGACCAAGCTGGGCAGACGCTCGGCCTGGCTGAGATGGTTCGACCTGCCCAAGAG GTGGTTTTGGCACTTCTATTTATTGTCTGTGATCTGGAATGGGGCATTGCTGGGTCTCCTGGTGCGCTCATTACTTCTAGGTGTTCAGTTACCGCAATGGATTCAGCTGTTACTTAATCTCTTCCACAAAGACGCTGAACAAAAGGTATCCG ATGTGGAGCTTTCCactcttctggctctgtccttgcTGTGGATCCACAGTCTCAGACGTTTGCTGGAGTGTTTCTATGTGAGCGTCTACTCTGGCGGCGTCATCAATCTCGCTCATTATTGTCTTGGAATCTTCTACTACTTTATGATTGGGATTACTGCACTTGATCATGTTAAGCTGGATCACAAGAAGG TCACTGTTACTGACCTCCTAAATCAGTTTCACTGGTTCCATGGTGTTGGGTGTCTGCTTTACATTTGGGCGTCATGGCACCATCACAGATGTCATGTGATTCTCGCTAACCTCAGGAAGGATAAATCTG GTAACATTTTATCCATGAACCACGTGATGCCATCTGGAGACTGGTTTGAGTTGGTTTCTTGCCCTCACTATTTTGCCGAGCTGCTGATTTACATTTCTATCGCATTCCTCTTTGGACTGACTCACTTGACATGGTGGCTGctggttttatttgttttatttaaccAGTCATTGCTTGCTATATTATGCCATGAGTATTATCTTCAGAAATTTGATTCGTACCCTGTTCACAGAAAGGCGTTTATCCCATATGTGTTTTAA